One region of Candidatus Saccharibacteria bacterium genomic DNA includes:
- a CDS encoding CTP synthase has product MSDKQTKFVFVTGGVLSGLGKGITAASIGNLLKARGLSVNLQKCDPYLNVDAGLLNPREHGECFVTKDGAETDLDLGHYERFLDQELTRESSLMSGRVLLGVIEAERSGKYEGNTVQIIPHVTRAIQDHILKASDGFDVHIVEIGGTVGDYESLSFVEAIRELGMRVGRNNCLFVHVVYMPYLGASHEFKSKPAQNSVRELRGLGIAPDILVCRSESQAPETVKDKLSLFTGVQPEAIALLPNAESIYQVPLTLEDTGIADVICKQLAFDVAKPDLRDWRGVVSKALSKSSKTVKVGVVAKYLDNADTYMSVFEAIRAAAWANDVSVDISWIDAPKLETATDDELAAELQAVDGIVVPGGFGTRGVEGKIRAAQYALTHGLPYLGLCYGLHMMVIAAARLHGYADANTTEVNPATSAAVIDTMEGQKGKENTGGTMRLGDYACHFESGSLAAKLYGTQDIVERHRHRYEAMGKYVGEYESWGIRASGINPDNGLVEVIEGVNHPFLMASQYHPEFKSRPNRPHAMFAGFIAAAAGSTK; this is encoded by the coding sequence GTGAGTGATAAGCAAACAAAGTTTGTGTTTGTAACAGGTGGTGTGCTTTCCGGGCTTGGCAAAGGTATTACAGCCGCTTCCATTGGTAACTTGCTCAAGGCTCGCGGCCTTTCCGTAAATCTTCAAAAATGCGATCCGTATCTAAATGTCGACGCAGGCCTACTCAATCCGCGCGAACACGGAGAATGTTTTGTAACAAAAGATGGTGCCGAAACCGACCTCGATCTTGGCCATTATGAACGATTTCTCGACCAAGAGTTGACGCGTGAAAGTTCGCTCATGAGCGGCCGAGTGCTGCTTGGGGTTATTGAGGCCGAGCGCAGCGGCAAATACGAAGGCAATACGGTGCAAATTATTCCGCACGTGACACGGGCTATCCAGGATCACATATTGAAGGCATCGGACGGGTTTGATGTGCATATCGTCGAAATTGGCGGCACGGTTGGAGATTATGAGAGCCTGTCGTTTGTTGAGGCTATACGTGAACTAGGTATGCGCGTAGGGCGGAACAATTGTCTTTTTGTACACGTTGTGTACATGCCGTACCTGGGTGCGAGCCATGAGTTTAAAAGCAAGCCAGCCCAAAATTCGGTACGTGAGCTGCGTGGTCTAGGTATAGCCCCAGATATTTTGGTTTGTCGCAGCGAGTCGCAAGCACCGGAAACTGTCAAAGACAAACTGAGCCTTTTTACTGGTGTCCAGCCAGAGGCAATTGCACTGCTTCCGAACGCGGAAAGCATTTACCAGGTTCCTCTAACCCTAGAGGACACAGGCATAGCCGATGTAATTTGCAAGCAGTTGGCGTTTGATGTGGCCAAGCCAGATTTGCGTGACTGGCGTGGTGTGGTAAGCAAGGCGTTGTCAAAATCAAGCAAAACAGTAAAAGTGGGTGTGGTGGCAAAATATCTCGATAACGCCGACACCTATATGTCGGTATTTGAGGCCATACGTGCTGCCGCGTGGGCAAACGATGTTTCGGTTGATATCAGCTGGATAGACGCGCCCAAGCTGGAAACTGCCACAGATGACGAACTGGCAGCAGAGCTGCAAGCTGTCGACGGTATAGTTGTGCCTGGTGGTTTTGGTACGCGGGGCGTCGAGGGGAAAATTCGAGCCGCACAGTACGCGTTGACTCACGGGTTGCCGTACTTGGGTCTTTGCTATGGTTTGCACATGATGGTCATAGCGGCGGCACGGTTGCACGGCTACGCCGACGCAAATACGACTGAGGTAAACCCCGCAACCTCCGCGGCAGTCATAGACACGATGGAAGGCCAAAAGGGCAAAGAAAACACCGGTGGTACCATGCGCCTTGGCGACTATGCGTGTCACTTTGAGTCTGGAAGCCTGGCTGCAAAGTTGTACGGTACGCAAGATATCGTCGAACGACACAGGCACCGTTATGAAGCAATGGGCAAGTATGTGGGTGAGTATGAAAGCTGGGGGATTCGTGCCAGTGGCATTAACCCAGACAATGGGCTAGTAGAGGTCATAGAAGGTGTCAACCATCCTTTCCTGATGGCTAGCCAGTACCACCCCGAATTTAAAAGTCGTCCTAATCGCCCGCACGCGATGTTCGCCGGCTTCATCGCCGCGGCCGCTGGTAGCACTAAGTAG
- a CDS encoding response regulator, with product MDDTATQRPKKILLVEDDDALANTYITRLQAEGFDTRRVANGEDALAAAREYKPNLVVLDAMMPKISGFDVLDILRNTPETANLKVVMLTALSQESDKQRAQGLGADDYMVKSQVVMSDVVDRIKFHLGV from the coding sequence ATGGATGATACTGCAACACAAAGACCGAAGAAAATACTACTGGTAGAGGACGATGATGCGCTTGCTAACACCTATATAACACGCTTGCAGGCCGAAGGCTTTGACACCCGACGCGTTGCAAATGGTGAAGACGCACTTGCAGCGGCTCGTGAATACAAACCAAACCTTGTTGTACTCGACGCCATGATGCCTAAAATTAGTGGCTTTGACGTGCTAGACATACTTCGCAATACCCCAGAAACCGCAAACCTAAAAGTCGTCATGCTCACCGCTCTCAGCCAAGAGAGCGACAAACAGCGGGCTCAAGGCCTCGGTGCTGACGACTACATGGTAAAAAGTCAGGTTGTCATGAGTGATGTTGTAGACCGCATAAAATTCCACCTCGGCGTGTAG
- a CDS encoding 50S ribosomal protein L27 yields the protein MSHVKAGGTSKNTRDSQGQRLGVKLFGGQVVKTGQVIVRQVGASKRAGKGTSMSRNFTIHAAQDGTVKMASRKVRTFSGRSVRRTEVTVE from the coding sequence ATGTCACATGTCAAAGCCGGTGGTACAAGTAAAAATACCCGCGATAGCCAAGGCCAACGCCTAGGTGTCAAACTATTTGGTGGTCAAGTAGTCAAAACCGGTCAAGTTATTGTTCGCCAGGTAGGCGCAAGCAAGCGCGCTGGTAAAGGCACGAGCATGAGCCGCAACTTTACCATCCATGCCGCCCAAGACGGCACCGTGAAAATGGCAAGCCGCAAAGTGCGCACCTTCTCTGGCCGCTCAGTCCGTCGCACCGAAGTCACCGTCGAATAA
- a CDS encoding queuosine precursor transporter yields the protein MMKLTEVKKLIRPADLVVALYIFGIMTAELMGAKTFVIGSLGDYTVRASVAIFLMPLLFTLTDVVTEVRGRERARSMVLTGLAVIVLLIFYTTLATSLPPSARSAGNEASYDSIFHDSIRMSIASLIAFASSAFLDIAIFAKLRARMHKRALWFRNNASNFVSQFVDSAVFLTAAFYALNVGFKDNLSFIIGLLIPYWLLRCGLSLMTTPLVYAGVRFLRTDKSR from the coding sequence ATGATGAAATTAACAGAGGTGAAAAAATTAATACGGCCAGCAGATTTAGTTGTTGCGCTCTACATTTTTGGCATCATGACAGCCGAACTGATGGGCGCAAAGACTTTTGTCATTGGTAGCCTAGGCGACTACACTGTCCGCGCTAGTGTAGCAATATTTCTCATGCCACTTCTTTTCACACTTACCGATGTTGTGACTGAAGTTCGTGGCCGAGAACGCGCTCGCAGTATGGTACTCACCGGCCTCGCAGTGATTGTACTACTCATCTTCTACACCACGCTGGCAACTTCCCTGCCACCATCCGCTCGTTCAGCTGGAAATGAAGCCAGTTATGATAGTATCTTTCACGACTCGATTCGTATGTCTATAGCAAGTTTGATTGCCTTTGCCTCTTCCGCATTTCTTGATATTGCCATTTTTGCCAAATTGCGCGCCCGCATGCATAAACGGGCACTGTGGTTCCGCAACAACGCCTCTAACTTCGTCTCGCAATTTGTCGATTCAGCCGTATTTCTTACGGCCGCTTTTTACGCACTCAACGTCGGTTTTAAAGACAATCTTTCATTTATAATTGGGTTGCTCATACCGTACTGGCTGTTGCGCTGCGGCTTATCGCTCATGACAACTCCACTTGTCTACGCCGGTGTTCGCTTCCTCCGCACCGACAAATCCCGATAA